A window of the Ostrea edulis chromosome 1, xbOstEdul1.1, whole genome shotgun sequence genome harbors these coding sequences:
- the LOC125667865 gene encoding 5-hydroxytryptamine receptor-like: MPDTGTTEDVPSSTLMTTNDSSSDNQPYPSVDNFFDPLPCYSLYCIFEQRYRQENYNILMCIAIMLGILGSMGLMGNSLVLTVLLRAKIKPTSVYFMLMLSILDLMACVVVIPGIVITEWHFPFTNDFLCKLWEAIRYFTIPTSAMVLVAIALERCVIICFAPKRVSKKMCFLIISMILLFGACLGVLPALGMGVYSSNGFYMGYCIPNYQHISLDSLTKYWRGITSIFIIMIISIIIFYSSIFFTVFMQNRKWNKIRSQQPSTCKNKEINKEPRRCSAAPDVMFATRASEKLLEIPQNILCETTTPIENFEYPSESNQNTLIVNIEEDFKNPSESTSKNQTADKPPITGDDRKTEIQSNSKLPIPHNSKNTTPIQAKRKCPPIKSSRKIHIKTTQVLFTVTMVYIVSFLPTFLIANDLLPEFRGRRVIYLIYFLNNTANPIIYSFMNPQFRKEVWKFLKCKSR, from the coding sequence ATGCCGGACACGGGTACTACAGAAGACGTTCCAAGTTCAACTCTGATGACAACTAATGACTCTTCTTCAGACAACCAACCATATCCGTCCGTGGACAATTTCTTTGATCCACTCCCCTGTTACTCCTTGTATTGCATCTTTGAACAACGATACAGACAAGAAAACTATAACATTCTGATGTGTATAGCCATTATGCTGGGGATTTTGGGAAGTATGGGCCTGATGGGAAACAGTCTTGTTCTGACTGTCCTCCTGAGAGCCAAAATAAAGCCGACGTCAGTTTACTTCATGTTGATGTTGTCCATCCTTGACTTAATGGCCTGTGTGGTAGTCATTCCAGGAATAGTCATCACCGAGTGGCACTTCCCTTTCACCAACGACTTCCTGTGCAAACTATGGGAGGCGATTCGTTACTTCACTATTCCTACATCAGCCATGGTTTTAGTTGCCATTGCACTTGAAAGGTGTGTTATCATATGTTTTGCACCCAAACGTgtttcaaagaaaatgtgtttCCTGATTATTTCAATGATCTTGCTCTTTGGTGCGTGTCTTGGGGTTCTTCCAGCACTGGGGATGGGCGTTTACTCCAGCAATGGATTCTATATGGGCTATTGCATTCCCAACTACCAACACATCTCACTGGACTCTCTCACTAAATACTGGCGAGGAATCACTTCCATCTTCATCATTATGATCATCAGCATAATCATTTTCTATTCTTCTATCTTTTTCACCGTTTTCATGCAGAACAGAAAATGGAACAAAATTCGATCTCAGCAACCATCCACATGTAAAAATAAAGAGATAAATAAGGAACCCCGAAGATGTTCTGCTGCTCCTGATGTGATGTTTGCAACTAGGGCAAGTGAAAAACTGCTTGAAATTCCACAAAATATACTGTGTGAGACCACTACACCAATAGAAAACTTCGAATATCCGTCAGAAAGTAACCAAAACACTctgattgtgaatattgaagaAGATTTCAAAAATCCGTCTGAATCAACTTCTAAAAACCAAACTGCTGATAAACCCCCCATCACAGGTGATGACAGAAAAACGGAAATtcaatcaaattcaaaattacCAATTCCACACAATTCCAAAAATACAACTCCAATTCAAGCAAAAAGAAAATGTCCTCCAATAAAATCCTCCAGGAAAATTCACATAAAGACTACCCAGGTTCTGTTCACCGTGACGATGGTATATATTGTCTCCTTTCTGCCTACATTTCTTATTGCCAATGACCTTCTCCCAGAGTTCAGAGGTCGCAGGGTTATTTATCTGATATACTTTTTAAACAATACAGCAAATCCAATAATCTACTCATTTATGAATCCTCAGTTTCGTAAAGAAGTGTGGAAATTTCTCAAATGCAAGTCTAGATAA